In a genomic window of Flavobacterium sp. KACC 22761:
- a CDS encoding lycopene cyclase family protein, with translation MNSSQIKHFDYIFTGAGLASLMTVYKMVLSGKFSDKSILLLDKDSKKINDRTWCFWEKEDSTWNSIVSKKWDLALFANENFKRDLALKPYQYNKINGIDFYNFVFEELSKHSNITFLNEKVTDINELETHVFVGTEENRYTCNYLFNSIYTKAFAENQTKYPVLHQHFVGWFVKSESEVFNPNQATFMDFSVEQKGNTRFMYVLPISKTEALVEYTLFSEKLLPKEEYENEIQIYLEKFGVSHYQILEKEQGSIPMTCYPFWEKNTKRVLNIGTAGGWTKASTGYTFKNSDKKSSELVAFLCAPSTSLRMTNFHKKSRFWFYDLLLLDILHRHNELGSAIFSSLFKKGNPKLIFKFLDEKTSFAEDLRVIMKCPKLPFIQALFNTTFYNRKK, from the coding sequence ATGAATTCTTCACAAATCAAACATTTCGATTACATTTTTACCGGCGCCGGATTGGCTTCTTTGATGACTGTTTATAAAATGGTTTTGTCTGGTAAATTCTCAGATAAATCAATTTTGCTGCTAGATAAAGACTCAAAAAAAATCAACGACAGAACTTGGTGTTTTTGGGAAAAGGAAGATTCAACTTGGAATTCGATTGTCTCAAAAAAATGGGATTTGGCTTTGTTTGCCAATGAAAATTTTAAGCGCGATTTGGCGTTGAAGCCTTATCAATACAACAAAATCAACGGAATCGATTTTTATAATTTTGTTTTCGAAGAATTATCAAAACATTCAAATATTACTTTTTTGAATGAGAAAGTAACCGATATCAATGAGCTCGAAACGCATGTTTTTGTTGGAACAGAAGAAAACAGATATACCTGCAATTATTTATTCAACAGCATTTATACTAAGGCTTTCGCCGAAAATCAAACGAAATATCCTGTTTTACATCAGCATTTTGTGGGATGGTTTGTAAAATCAGAATCAGAAGTTTTTAATCCGAATCAAGCCACTTTCATGGATTTTTCTGTTGAACAGAAAGGAAACACAAGATTTATGTATGTTTTGCCGATTTCTAAAACCGAAGCTTTGGTTGAATATACTTTGTTTTCAGAAAAATTGCTTCCGAAAGAAGAATATGAAAATGAGATTCAAATTTATCTAGAGAAATTCGGCGTAAGCCACTATCAAATTCTTGAAAAAGAGCAGGGAAGTATTCCAATGACTTGTTATCCTTTTTGGGAAAAAAACACAAAAAGAGTTTTAAATATTGGAACTGCGGGTGGTTGGACAAAAGCCAGTACGGGTTATACTTTTAAAAATTCGGATAAAAAATCTTCGGAATTGGTAGCGTTTCTTTGTGCTCCTTCGACTTCGCTCAGGATGACAAACTTTCATAAAAAAAGCCGTTTTTGGTTTTATGATTTATTACTTTTAGATATTCTGCACCGTCATAATGAATTGGGAAGTGCTATTTTTTCTTCTTTATTCAAAAAAGGAAATCCTAAGTTAATTTTCAAATTCTTGGATGAAAAAACCTCTTTTGCTGAAGATTTACGGGTTATCATGAAATGCCCGAAATTGCCTTTTATCCAAGCCTTGTTTAACACAACATTCTATAATCGTAAAAAATAG
- a CDS encoding efflux RND transporter permease subunit, whose product MGEFFVRRPIVAIVISIIIVILGLLALQKTPISQYPDINPPVVKITTSFTGANALNVEQAVATPIEQKVNGVENMLYMKSINTSDGACTIEVTFDVGTNLDNANMLTQNRQNQSAPFMPSSVKQQGVVVKKSLSFPMMLFTVTSTNPKYDAKFLNNYASINIVDQLARIKGVGEVTLFGGSDYSMRIWLKADMMSKLGVTVEDVKNALNAQNMISPGGKFGAEPAPPNTEFTYGVTLQDRLVTEKEFGNIVVRSKQDGAQVLMGDIARIELGTENYSSTARRNSSPSAVVALYQMPGSNALEVAENAKATMKLLSEKFPKDIEYQESLDTTLAITAGVDDIVHTLFEAIILVILVVFIFLQNWRATLIPLITVPVSLIGTIAVFPMLGFSINTLSLLGLVLAIGIVVDDAIVVVEAVIHHIEHGKTPKEATVQAMREVSGPVIAIALILCAVFIPVAMTPGITGRFYQQFAITIAVSVAFSAFSALSLSPALCAMLLKPTKPIEEQTGWLAKFFAGFNRIFEKVTGKYINGATFFAKKAMRIVLLLAVILVAIVFLGKKIPLGFIPEEDQGYVLVNIALPPASSLQRTDEISKKVDSFLKEEKSILSYTTINGFSMLTNSYQPNNAFIFISLKPWEDRAETAKQFVDRLNIKLATQITTATCFSFGPPAIQGLGASAGFSLMLQDRGGNTPQYLAEQTQAFIAAAQQRPEIKRIYTTFNAGTPQVKLDIDNDKAMKLGIPVSKVTEALGAFLGGSYVNDFNRFGRQYKVYLQGEAADRVRPEDLNLIYVKNNAGDMLPVSTLVTATKVTGPDFTNRLNLFRSAEIGGSPNDGYSSAQALTALEEVAKQTLPADMSFDYINLSYQEKHSPGGSSVFIMALVFVFLILAAQYESWKLPFSVLLGAPFAVFGAFLGLMLARFGSDAYVNNVFAQIGLVLLIGLVAKNAILIVEFAKEEYEKGKPLYESAMVAAKLRFRPILMTAFAFILGVVPLLTATGAGSQARIVMGMAVFSGMLIATVLGVLIVPGLFVMIENIGKKKDEAIVSEGNNVESNTADHD is encoded by the coding sequence ATGGGAGAATTTTTCGTTCGAAGACCAATCGTTGCTATCGTTATCAGTATTATTATTGTAATACTTGGACTGCTAGCTTTACAAAAAACACCAATTTCACAATATCCAGATATCAATCCTCCTGTTGTAAAAATTACTACATCATTCACAGGAGCAAATGCGCTCAATGTTGAGCAAGCTGTTGCTACTCCAATTGAACAAAAAGTAAATGGTGTTGAAAATATGTTGTACATGAAATCCATCAACACTTCTGATGGTGCCTGTACGATTGAGGTAACTTTTGATGTGGGAACCAATTTGGATAATGCCAATATGCTTACCCAAAACAGACAAAACCAATCGGCTCCTTTTATGCCTTCGAGCGTAAAACAACAAGGGGTTGTGGTAAAAAAATCGTTGTCGTTTCCAATGATGCTGTTCACAGTTACATCAACCAATCCAAAATATGACGCTAAGTTTTTGAACAACTATGCTAGTATTAACATTGTGGATCAATTGGCTCGTATCAAAGGAGTTGGAGAAGTTACCCTTTTTGGAGGAAGTGATTATTCGATGAGAATTTGGCTAAAAGCCGATATGATGAGCAAACTTGGCGTCACTGTCGAAGATGTCAAAAATGCACTTAATGCTCAGAATATGATCAGTCCCGGAGGGAAATTTGGAGCAGAACCAGCGCCACCAAATACTGAATTCACTTATGGTGTAACACTTCAAGATCGTTTAGTCACAGAAAAAGAATTTGGAAACATCGTAGTTCGAAGCAAACAAGACGGTGCTCAGGTTTTGATGGGTGATATTGCCCGAATTGAATTAGGAACTGAAAACTACAGTTCTACCGCAAGACGAAACAGTTCGCCAAGTGCCGTTGTTGCTTTGTACCAAATGCCTGGAAGTAATGCTCTTGAAGTTGCAGAAAATGCAAAAGCCACAATGAAGCTTTTATCTGAAAAGTTTCCTAAAGATATCGAATATCAGGAATCTTTAGATACAACTTTAGCAATTACTGCCGGTGTTGACGACATTGTACATACGCTTTTTGAAGCCATTATATTAGTAATTTTAGTGGTTTTCATTTTTCTTCAAAACTGGCGCGCTACTTTAATCCCGTTAATTACAGTTCCCGTTTCGCTTATTGGAACCATTGCTGTGTTCCCAATGCTGGGATTTTCCATCAATACACTTTCGCTTTTAGGATTAGTATTGGCAATCGGAATTGTGGTCGATGATGCTATCGTGGTTGTTGAGGCCGTTATTCATCATATCGAACACGGAAAAACTCCGAAAGAAGCGACAGTTCAAGCGATGCGGGAAGTATCTGGACCCGTAATCGCAATTGCCTTAATTTTATGTGCTGTATTTATTCCGGTTGCCATGACTCCGGGAATTACTGGACGATTTTATCAGCAGTTTGCCATAACCATTGCCGTCTCGGTTGCGTTCTCTGCTTTTAGCGCACTTTCTTTGAGTCCCGCGCTCTGTGCCATGTTGCTAAAACCAACTAAACCAATTGAGGAACAGACTGGCTGGCTGGCCAAATTTTTCGCGGGATTCAACCGAATCTTCGAAAAAGTCACTGGAAAATATATCAACGGAGCTACATTTTTTGCCAAAAAAGCAATGCGCATCGTTTTATTGCTTGCTGTAATATTAGTTGCTATTGTTTTCTTAGGAAAGAAAATTCCGTTAGGATTTATTCCTGAAGAAGATCAAGGTTATGTTTTAGTAAATATTGCATTGCCTCCTGCGTCGTCATTACAGCGTACAGATGAAATTTCGAAAAAGGTGGACAGTTTCCTTAAAGAAGAAAAATCGATTCTGTCCTATACAACTATAAACGGATTTAGTATGCTTACGAACTCCTATCAGCCAAACAATGCTTTCATTTTCATCTCATTAAAACCTTGGGAAGACAGAGCCGAAACTGCCAAACAATTTGTTGATAGACTAAACATAAAACTTGCAACTCAAATTACGACTGCAACCTGTTTTTCATTTGGTCCACCGGCAATTCAAGGTTTAGGAGCTTCGGCAGGTTTCAGTTTAATGCTGCAAGACAGAGGTGGAAATACTCCACAATATTTGGCCGAGCAAACACAAGCATTTATCGCGGCCGCACAACAGCGCCCAGAAATAAAACGAATTTATACCACTTTTAATGCTGGTACACCGCAAGTAAAATTAGATATTGACAATGATAAAGCCATGAAATTAGGTATTCCAGTTTCAAAAGTTACAGAAGCTTTAGGAGCATTTTTAGGAGGAAGTTATGTAAATGACTTCAACCGTTTTGGTCGTCAGTATAAAGTTTACCTGCAAGGTGAAGCCGCTGATCGTGTGAGGCCGGAAGATTTAAATCTGATTTATGTAAAAAATAATGCTGGCGACATGTTGCCCGTTTCCACATTGGTTACGGCAACAAAAGTTACTGGTCCCGACTTTACCAATCGTTTAAATTTATTCCGATCTGCAGAAATTGGAGGAAGCCCAAATGATGGTTATAGTAGTGCACAAGCCTTGACTGCACTCGAAGAAGTTGCTAAACAGACTTTGCCTGCTGATATGAGTTTTGATTACATCAACTTATCTTATCAGGAAAAACATTCACCTGGAGGAAGTTCTGTATTTATTATGGCATTGGTGTTTGTATTCTTGATTCTTGCGGCGCAATATGAAAGCTGGAAACTGCCTTTCAGCGTATTGCTTGGAGCTCCTTTTGCTGTATTTGGTGCCTTTTTAGGATTAATGTTGGCAAGATTTGGAAGTGATGCTTACGTAAATAACGTTTTTGCACAAATTGGACTCGTTTTATTAATCGGACTAGTTGCCAAAAATGCCATTTTGATTGTAGAGTTTGCCAAAGAAGAATACGAAAAAGGGAAACCGCTTTATGAATCGGCTATGGTTGCGGCAAAACTTCGTTTCCGACCGATTTTGATGACGGCATTTGCATTCATTCTTGGGGTTGTTCCTTTATTGACTGCTACTGGCGCGGGTTCTCAAGCTCGTATCGTAATGGGAATGGCGGTATTTAGTGGTATGTTAATCGCGACAGTATTAGGTGTATTAATTGTACCCGGTCTATTTGTAATGATTGAAAACATCGGAAAAAAGAAAGATGAAGCAATCGTATCTGAAGGAAATAATGTGGAATCAAATACTGCAGATCATGATTAA
- a CDS encoding efflux RND transporter periplasmic adaptor subunit produces MNKIYSPAIFLLFLLFSCKKEAPPQPKPLEISVTTVLQQDVKIESEYTGQTFGQSDIQINPRVDGIIESVNFKEGSFVTKGQLLYTIDPLPYKAKLNQAEGNAAESQARLSKTKSDLDMITPLAKMNAVSQRELVSAKSAYTASIAQIKASDASVQNAKIELGYCRIVAPISGLIGISKVRVGDYVRPGAVSILNTISDLGDVRVRFTMSEQEFLRLYREFNKPNSALKGSGASVTLKLSDGSIYPQTGKVSFTDRQIDPATGAITFEAAFPNPDKLLRPGQYAKIALLTDIRKDAIVIPQRAVIEVQGIYQVYVLGNDNKVQMQIVKPGPAVQNGYIIEEGLKPGDKIAMGGTSLLKNGSVITPKVVQWQLGDTESAVTK; encoded by the coding sequence ATGAACAAAATTTACTCCCCAGCAATTTTCTTACTTTTTTTATTGTTTTCCTGCAAAAAAGAAGCCCCACCGCAGCCAAAGCCATTAGAAATTTCAGTCACCACCGTATTACAGCAGGATGTTAAAATTGAATCTGAATACACGGGACAAACTTTTGGTCAATCAGACATTCAAATTAATCCTCGAGTCGATGGCATTATCGAAAGTGTGAATTTTAAAGAAGGAAGCTTTGTTACGAAAGGACAATTGTTGTACACTATTGATCCTTTGCCTTATAAAGCAAAACTTAATCAAGCCGAAGGAAATGCCGCTGAATCACAAGCGCGTTTGTCAAAAACCAAATCCGATCTGGACATGATTACTCCTCTTGCTAAAATGAATGCAGTCAGCCAGAGAGAATTGGTTTCGGCCAAATCTGCCTACACGGCTTCCATTGCCCAAATCAAAGCATCAGATGCATCTGTTCAAAATGCTAAAATCGAGTTGGGTTATTGCCGAATCGTGGCTCCAATTTCTGGTTTAATCGGAATCTCAAAAGTTAGAGTTGGCGATTATGTTCGACCGGGAGCTGTTTCTATTTTGAATACCATTTCTGATTTAGGAGATGTAAGAGTTCGTTTCACCATGAGCGAGCAGGAGTTTCTTCGTTTATACAGAGAATTCAACAAACCAAATTCTGCTTTAAAAGGCTCTGGAGCATCAGTTACTTTAAAATTGTCAGACGGTTCTATATATCCTCAAACAGGAAAAGTAAGTTTTACCGACAGACAAATAGATCCAGCAACTGGTGCCATCACATTTGAAGCTGCATTTCCAAATCCTGACAAATTGCTACGTCCAGGGCAATATGCAAAAATTGCACTCCTTACTGACATTCGCAAAGATGCAATCGTAATTCCACAACGTGCTGTTATCGAAGTACAAGGAATTTATCAAGTTTATGTTTTAGGAAATGACAATAAAGTCCAGATGCAAATTGTAAAACCAGGTCCGGCGGTTCAAAACGGATATATCATTGAAGAAGGTTTAAAACCAGGCGATAAGATAGCCATGGGAGGAACATCATTATTAAAAAACGGAAGCGTTATTACACCTAAAGTTGTGCAATGGCAATTGGGTGACACTGAATCTGCAGTTACTAAATAA
- a CDS encoding efflux transporter outer membrane subunit — MIKRHKIIVVIFLLILFPIGCMVGPKYSKPEQQKSDSYKNERNLDSLANVTNLKWFDLFNDDVLKDLIKKGLENNYDLKIAVSRIDQLRAQLGYAKADLFPSFQYGATINSNDKNFTPSTAGASMSWELDFWGKYRHENNAVQAELLATEEARKVVLSDIVSNIAYAYFQMRNLDEQLEITKSTLETREKYYEIINQRFKNGYISEVDKVQIEQQVAIAEAAIPNIQRQITYQENTIALLTGQLPTEIPRGKSNTELQIVSEIPLSLPSALLENRPDVKAAELRYKAANERIGVAQAMRFPSLNLAAIAGFASADLSNLFLGSSYLQNASAGIAGPIFAFGKNKRRVEINRQQAEQFKFIYQKTYIGAVSEVEQSIQNIKTYKEEWKARDRQVKAALINFNLSRERYDSGYVSYLEVLDVETNLFNAQLSLAQLTERQLSSMVELYKALGGGWNL; from the coding sequence ATGATTAAGAGACATAAAATAATCGTTGTTATATTTCTCCTCATACTATTTCCTATTGGCTGTATGGTGGGGCCAAAATATAGCAAACCAGAACAACAAAAGTCAGATTCGTATAAAAACGAAAGAAACTTAGATAGTCTGGCGAACGTAACCAATTTAAAATGGTTTGACCTATTCAATGATGATGTTTTAAAAGACCTCATCAAAAAAGGATTGGAAAATAATTACGATCTAAAAATTGCAGTTTCCAGAATTGATCAGCTTCGTGCACAATTAGGTTATGCTAAAGCCGATTTGTTTCCTTCTTTTCAATACGGAGCAACGATAAACAGCAACGACAAAAACTTTACGCCTTCAACGGCCGGAGCAAGTATGTCGTGGGAACTTGATTTTTGGGGAAAATATCGCCACGAAAATAATGCTGTACAAGCCGAACTTTTAGCTACTGAAGAAGCACGCAAAGTGGTGCTCTCAGATATTGTCAGCAATATTGCGTATGCATATTTTCAAATGCGAAATCTGGATGAACAACTGGAAATTACCAAATCAACACTTGAAACAAGAGAGAAATACTATGAAATCATTAACCAAAGATTTAAAAATGGTTATATCTCTGAAGTTGACAAAGTGCAAATTGAACAACAGGTTGCCATTGCAGAAGCCGCAATTCCTAACATTCAAAGACAAATCACTTATCAAGAAAATACGATTGCGTTGCTAACAGGCCAGCTTCCAACTGAAATTCCTAGAGGGAAAAGTAATACCGAATTGCAGATTGTGAGCGAAATTCCGCTTTCACTTCCATCAGCATTGTTGGAAAACAGACCCGACGTAAAAGCGGCAGAATTAAGATACAAAGCGGCGAATGAAAGAATTGGCGTAGCTCAAGCGATGCGCTTTCCATCTTTAAATCTAGCTGCAATTGCCGGATTTGCAAGTGCTGATTTGAGCAACTTATTTCTAGGAAGTTCTTATTTGCAAAATGCATCGGCAGGAATTGCAGGTCCAATTTTTGCCTTTGGAAAAAACAAAAGAAGAGTTGAAATCAACAGGCAACAAGCGGAACAATTCAAATTCATTTATCAAAAAACTTACATCGGCGCCGTTTCTGAAGTTGAACAATCCATTCAAAACATCAAAACGTATAAAGAAGAATGGAAAGCCCGCGACAGACAAGTTAAAGCCGCCTTGATAAACTTTAATCTCTCTCGCGAAAGATACGACAGTGGCTATGTTTCGTACCTAGAAGTTTTAGACGTAGAAACCAACTTGTTTAATGCCCAATTAAGCCTTGCTCAATTAACCGAAAGACAATTAAGCTCCATGGTTGAATTGTACAAAGCGCTTGGCGGGGGATGGAATCTCTAA
- a CDS encoding SulP family inorganic anion transporter yields MISKLVPITGWIKEYKSKNLKSDFVAGVTLAAYGIPVSLAYATLAGLPPQFGIYGYLLGGIFYAFLGTSKQLAIGPTSAISLLIGTTIATMAKGDVQRWSEIASLTALVFAVMAIIAYILKLSGIINFISETVLLGFKAGAAITIGMTQLPKLFGVEGGGDNFLERIIVLFRQIPDLNSTVFIFGITAIILLIIGEKLAPGRPIAILIVILSIVLVSTTSLKYSGFKTVGVIPTGLPEFHLPSIMIRDVDGVLLLAMACFLLSYIESVSAGRTLAQKNGYVIDPRQELLALGVANATVALGQGYPVAGGLSQSAVNDTAGAKSPLSLLFSSATIAICLLFLTGYLQNLPTVVLASIVLVAIRGLFDLKEMKYLYKRDKQEFTVAMIALLGVLIWGILTGVLLAAMFTLLLLLKAASKPNVAFLGRVSGTKLYTDLERHPDNEKIENVLIVRIESSIFYFNAEYIKEKIWKKIYTEPHSLKTVILDLNSSPRVDIAGTRFLKHLFFDLNAKNITLKIAEARSEVRDSLRAEDFESFMGHISRSVSVDDLVVRASETENKF; encoded by the coding sequence ATGATTTCGAAACTTGTGCCCATTACGGGCTGGATCAAAGAGTATAAATCAAAAAACCTTAAAAGCGATTTTGTGGCAGGAGTGACACTTGCCGCCTATGGAATTCCGGTTTCACTAGCATATGCAACGCTGGCAGGATTACCACCACAATTTGGAATTTATGGCTACCTTTTGGGAGGAATATTTTATGCTTTTTTAGGAACCAGCAAGCAGCTTGCAATAGGGCCAACATCAGCAATTTCCTTGTTGATTGGAACTACAATCGCGACTATGGCCAAAGGTGATGTGCAACGATGGTCTGAAATTGCTTCGCTCACCGCATTAGTTTTTGCTGTAATGGCAATCATTGCCTATATTTTAAAATTAAGTGGCATCATAAATTTCATAAGTGAAACGGTTTTGCTGGGATTCAAAGCTGGTGCTGCCATAACAATTGGGATGACTCAATTGCCTAAATTATTTGGTGTAGAAGGCGGTGGCGACAATTTTCTGGAACGAATTATTGTGCTATTTCGGCAAATTCCAGATCTTAATAGTACCGTTTTCATCTTTGGTATTACAGCTATAATACTATTAATTATTGGAGAGAAACTAGCCCCCGGCCGACCAATAGCAATTTTAATAGTTATTTTGTCGATTGTGCTTGTTTCGACAACATCATTAAAGTATAGTGGTTTCAAAACGGTTGGCGTGATTCCAACAGGACTTCCAGAATTTCATTTACCGTCAATAATGATTCGGGATGTCGATGGAGTATTGCTTCTTGCTATGGCCTGTTTTTTATTGTCTTATATTGAAAGCGTTTCTGCGGGAAGAACATTGGCACAAAAAAATGGATATGTTATCGACCCGCGCCAAGAACTTTTAGCACTTGGAGTTGCCAACGCAACAGTTGCATTAGGTCAAGGTTATCCTGTTGCTGGCGGATTGTCACAATCGGCTGTAAATGATACTGCTGGCGCAAAAAGTCCTTTGTCTCTTTTATTTTCTTCGGCTACAATTGCAATTTGTCTTTTGTTTTTAACGGGATATCTTCAAAATCTGCCAACTGTGGTCTTGGCTTCAATCGTTTTGGTGGCCATCCGAGGTCTTTTTGATTTAAAAGAAATGAAATATCTCTACAAAAGAGACAAACAGGAATTTACCGTAGCAATGATTGCGCTTCTAGGAGTGCTCATTTGGGGAATTTTGACAGGTGTATTGTTGGCGGCAATGTTTACTTTACTGCTTTTGCTGAAAGCCGCTTCAAAACCAAACGTGGCTTTTTTAGGCAGAGTATCTGGAACAAAACTTTATACCGATTTAGAAAGACATCCGGATAATGAAAAAATTGAAAACGTATTGATCGTAAGGATTGAATCGTCTATATTTTATTTTAATGCCGAATATATCAAAGAAAAAATTTGGAAAAAAATATATACCGAACCACATTCATTAAAAACAGTAATATTAGATCTTAATTCATCTCCTCGTGTTGATATTGCTGGAACACGTTTCTTGAAACATTTGTTTTTTGATTTAAATGCCAAAAATATTACGCTCAAAATAGCCGAAGCACGTTCTGAAGTTCGCGACAGCCTGAGAGCAGAGGATTTTGAATCTTTTATGGGACACATAAGCCGTTCTGTCTCGGTTGATGACTTAGTGGTTCGTGCTTCTGAAACGGAAAATAAATTCTGA
- a CDS encoding BrxA/BrxB family bacilliredoxin: MYPLDMVRPMEAELTSAGFQDLHSAEAVENAIKAEGTTLVVVNSVCGCAARNARPGAKMSLDNAKKPDHLITVFAGVDKEAVDAARQHMFPFPPSSPSMALFKNGELVHMLERHHIEGRPAEMIAENLQDAFNEFC; encoded by the coding sequence ATGTATCCACTAGACATGGTAAGACCAATGGAAGCTGAATTAACTTCTGCAGGTTTTCAAGATTTACATAGTGCTGAAGCTGTTGAGAATGCTATCAAAGCTGAAGGTACCACTTTAGTTGTTGTAAACTCAGTTTGCGGTTGTGCTGCAAGAAATGCACGTCCGGGAGCAAAAATGAGTTTGGATAATGCTAAAAAACCAGATCACCTTATTACAGTTTTCGCTGGTGTTGACAAAGAAGCTGTTGATGCTGCAAGACAACATATGTTTCCTTTTCCTCCATCATCGCCATCTATGGCTTTGTTCAAAAACGGAGAATTGGTTCACATGTTAGAGCGTCACCACATCGAAGGACGTCCAGCTGAAATGATTGCTGAGAATTTGCAAGATGCGTTTAACGAATTCTGCTAA
- a CDS encoding thioredoxin family protein, translating to MKKLFLLIFFFGISATGFCQLKSNSFEEIDSLQQIQKRKIIVFIHTDWCQFCQRMKATTFSKSDIIQKLNSDFYFIDFNAEEKRDISFNNHVFKFQPSGNNVGVHELALQLGTINNQIAYPTLCVLNEKNEIIFQYNIYLSPNDFKILLEKLKE from the coding sequence ATGAAAAAGCTTTTTCTATTAATCTTCTTCTTCGGAATTTCAGCGACAGGTTTCTGCCAGCTGAAAAGTAATTCTTTTGAAGAAATTGACAGCTTACAGCAGATTCAAAAACGAAAAATCATTGTTTTTATTCATACCGATTGGTGTCAGTTTTGCCAAAGAATGAAAGCTACGACTTTCAGTAAATCTGATATCATTCAAAAATTAAATTCAGATTTCTATTTCATTGATTTTAATGCCGAAGAAAAACGAGACATCAGTTTTAATAATCACGTTTTTAAATTTCAGCCTTCGGGGAATAATGTGGGCGTTCATGAATTGGCTTTGCAACTCGGCACTATTAATAATCAAATTGCATATCCAACTTTATGTGTTTTGAATGAGAAGAACGAAATCATTTTTCAATATAATATCTATTTGAGTCCAAATGATTTTAAAATTCTTTTAGAAAAACTAAAAGAATAA
- a CDS encoding polyphosphate kinase 2 family protein, producing MSKKNKKNQDNLDAVPDSLKALSKKELLHRAKKFSEEFCVGDDKDFTLKGKPTSYSGNESKSGIKETLQMGVKALAAMQETLYAQDKWSVLIIFQAMDAAGKDGAIKHVMSGINPQGCQVSSFKAPSSEELDHDFLWRCQKHLPERGRIGIFNRSYYEEVLVVRVHEQILRSQKIPEKLIKENIWENRFEDIRNFEKYLNRNGTIVIKFFLNVSKEEQKNRFIERVDNPDKNWKFSAADAKERGYWNDYMFAYEELIKNTSTKKSPWYVIPADDKYYARIAIASAIIHALDEMDLEYPKVSEEKLAELIEVKKALLAEKD from the coding sequence ATGTCAAAAAAAAATAAAAAAAATCAGGATAATTTAGATGCCGTTCCAGATAGTTTAAAAGCATTAAGCAAAAAGGAGTTGCTTCATCGTGCAAAGAAGTTTTCGGAGGAGTTTTGTGTTGGAGATGATAAAGATTTTACGCTAAAAGGCAAGCCAACTTCTTATTCTGGAAATGAATCAAAATCTGGGATTAAAGAAACTTTGCAAATGGGTGTAAAAGCATTGGCTGCGATGCAAGAGACTCTTTATGCCCAGGATAAATGGTCGGTGCTGATTATTTTTCAGGCAATGGATGCGGCGGGAAAAGATGGCGCAATCAAACATGTTATGTCTGGGATAAATCCGCAAGGCTGTCAGGTTTCATCTTTTAAAGCGCCAAGTTCCGAAGAATTGGATCATGATTTTTTATGGCGATGCCAAAAACATTTGCCGGAAAGAGGCCGTATCGGAATTTTTAACCGTTCGTATTATGAAGAAGTTTTGGTAGTTCGTGTGCATGAACAGATTTTAAGAAGTCAAAAAATTCCAGAAAAATTGATAAAGGAAAATATTTGGGAAAACCGCTTTGAAGACATTCGAAACTTTGAAAAATATTTGAATAGAAACGGAACTATAGTAATCAAATTTTTTCTGAATGTTTCTAAAGAAGAACAGAAAAACAGGTTCATAGAGCGCGTTGACAATCCCGATAAAAACTGGAAATTCAGTGCCGCCGATGCCAAAGAAAGAGGATATTGGAATGATTATATGTTTGCTTATGAAGAACTGATCAAAAATACCTCAACAAAAAAATCACCTTGGTATGTTATTCCTGCAGATGATAAATATTATGCCCGAATTGCAATTGCATCTGCAATTATTCATGCTTTAGACGAAATGGATTTAGAATATCCAAAAGTAAGCGAAGAAAAACTTGCAGAACTAATTGAGGTTAAAAAAGCCTTATTAGCCGAAAAAGATTAA
- a CDS encoding metalloregulator ArsR/SmtB family transcription factor produces the protein MGITKKLGFDSETDEIGKICKALGHAVRIQIMTLLWKKNNRTCGEIVELIPLAQSTISKHLLELKKANLVNIKYDGKKTIYSIEVDKIQILRKYLTSYLSTIEISEQNKSTVLGTKLKVRSRNTHLKQYNYEFLHKKHKKED, from the coding sequence ATGGGAATTACAAAAAAGTTGGGTTTTGATAGTGAAACAGACGAAATAGGAAAAATTTGCAAAGCTCTCGGGCATGCCGTACGAATTCAGATTATGACTCTATTGTGGAAAAAAAACAACAGAACTTGCGGTGAAATAGTTGAATTGATTCCGCTCGCGCAGTCCACTATTTCAAAACATTTGCTGGAATTAAAAAAAGCGAATTTGGTCAATATAAAATACGATGGAAAAAAGACCATTTATTCTATTGAAGTTGATAAAATACAGATTCTTCGGAAGTATTTGACCAGTTATCTTTCGACTATTGAAATTTCGGAACAAAATAAATCAACAGTTTTGGGAACAAAATTAAAAGTTAGAAGCCGAAATACTCATTTGAAGCAATACAATTACGAGTTTTTGCACAAAAAACATAAAAAGGAGGATTAG